CCGTATTGGATACGGAGAAGGTAGGGTATACGGAGATGGAGTCGCCGGAGTGAACACCGGTACGCTCTACATGCTCCATGATGCCGGGTACGAATACATCGTAGCCGTCACAAACAGCGTCTACCTCCAATTCCTTACCCTGAATATATTTATCAACCAGAACAGGCTGATCCTCGTTAATCGCTACAGCTGTTTTCAGATAGGTTCTCAGCTGATTTTCATCCGCAACAATCTGCATGGCACGTCCGCCCAGAACATAGGAGGGGCGAACCAGAACAGGATAGCCGATTTCTGCCGCAGCCTTTACGCCTGCTTCGATATTGGTAACAGCCTGTCCCTTGGGCTGAGGGATGCCAAGCTGAGTCATGATATGCTCAAAGGAGTCTCTGTTTTCCGCCTTTTCGATTGCCGCAACATCTGTACCGATGATGGTTACGCCGCGTTTCATCAGAGGCTCTGCAAGGTTGATGGCAGTCTGCCCGCCGAGGGATGCAATTACACCCAGAGGCTGCTCCAGCTCTACCACATTCATAACATCCTCAACCGTCAGAGGTTCAAAGTACAGCTTATCACTTGTGGTGTAGTCTGTGGAAACGGTTTCGGGGTTGTTGTTGATGATGATGGATTCATAGCCGAACTTCTTGATGGTGGTTACCGCGTGTACAGTGGAGTAGTCGAATTCGACACCCTGCCCGATACGGATGGGGCCGGAGCCAAGCACGATAATTTTCTTCTTATCACTGATACGAGAATCGTTTTCCTTCTCATAGGTGGAGTAGAAGTAGGGGATGTAGCCGCCGCAGCCGCTTGTTTCAATCATTTTATAAACGGGGAACAGGTTCATTTCCTTTCTCAGATTATAAACTGCAACCTCATCCTGCTTCCACAGCTTTGCGATATACTGGTCGGAAAAGCCCATTTTCTTTGCCGTTGTCAGAATTTCCTTATTGCCGACATTTTCTGCCAGAGTGGTTTCGTAATCGACAATCTTCTTGAAGGATTCCAGGAAATATTCCGTAATCATGGTTGCCTTGAAGATTTCATGCAGAGAAACGCCATTGCGAATCAGCTGTGCGATGGCATAAATGCGGTCATCGGGGCTTGTTGCAATATAGCTCAGCATATCCTCGTTGGACATGGTATCGAATTTCGGCATATACAGATGGCAAACGCCGATTTCCAAGGAACGAATGGATTTCAGCAGACATTCCTCCAATGTACGTCCGATACCCATAACCTCGCCGGTTGCCTTCATCTGTGTGGAAAGCGTATTTGCGGCAGTTGCAAATTTATCGAAGGGGAAGCGGGGCATTTTTGCTACGATATAATCCAGTGCAGGCTCGTAGTTTGCGGTTGTTTCGCCCAGCTTGATTTCATCCAATGTCATGCCGACAGCAATTTTTGCGGTAACTCTTGCGATGGGGTAGCCGCTTGCCTTGGATGCCAGTGCAGAGGAACGGGAAACGCGGGGGTTTACCTCGATTAAGTAATATTCGGAGGAATTGGGGTTCAGTGCGAACTGCACATTGCAGCCGCCTTCGATTTTCAATTCCTTGATGATTTTCAGTGCAGAATCACGCAGCATGGTGAAATCATGGTCATTCAGTGTGAGGATGGGTGCTACAACGATGGAGTCGCCTGTATGCACACCAACGGGGTCGATGTTTTCCATACCGCAGATGGTGATGGCATGGTCGGTACCGTCACGCATAACCTCGAATTCGATTTCCTTATAGCCCTTTACGCTCTTTTCTACCAGAACCTGATGCACAGGGGAAAGCTTCAGCGCATGCTTCATGATTTCCACCAGTTCAGCTTCGTTATTGGCAAAGCCGCCGCCTGTGCCGCCCAGTGTGAAGGCAGGACGCAGCACAACGGGATAACCGATTTCATTTGCCGCTGCGATGGCTTCTTCTACGGAATAAGTAATCTGAGAGGGGATAACGGGCTCACCGATGGATTGGCACATTTCCTTAAACAGCTCACGGTCCTCCGCACGTTCGATGCTATCGATAGGAGTCCCCAGAAGCTCAACCTGACACTCCTTCAGGATGCCCTTTTTTTCCAGCTGCATTGCCAGATTCAGACCTGTCTGTCCGCCGATACCGGGAACAATGGCATCAGGTCTTTCGTAACGCAGGATTTTTGCAACATATTCCAGAGTCAGAGGTTCCATATAAACCTTATCCGCAATGGTGGTATCTGTCATGATGGTTGCGGGGTTAGAATTAACTAATACAACCTCAAAGCCCTCTTCCTTCAAAGCCAGACACGCCTGCGTGCCGGCATAGTCAAACTCTGCTGCTTGACCGATTACAATGGGGCCGGAGCCGATAATCAGAATTTTCTTTAAGTCTGTTCTCTTTGGCATAATGTTTTGTTCCTCCTCATGTTCTTTTTACCTGTTTATACCTATTATATAGCTATTTCATTTATATAGCTATTTCTATCTGTTTCTATTTTACAGTGTTTCATCCTTCCATGCAATGCTGCCGTGATACATTGTCAGCCTGCAGGCACCAAAACCTTTTCTCCTGCGAAGGGCGTTGCTCTGCCCATGCTCAGGAAGTCATCTGGGTTGATGGTGTATTCCTTATCCAAATCGTAAACCGTCAGGCTTGCAGGCTGTCCTTCTTCCAGAGGTGTGCCGACACAGAAGCGGTTTCTGGGATTGGTGTGCATCAACTCGATGAGCTTTTCCAGAGAAAGTACGCCTGTTTTCACCAGCTTGGTATACAGAATGGGGAAGGCAGTTTCCAGACCGACTACACCCATCAGGCTCTTTTCCAGACCTCTGCTCTTTTCCTCTGCGGAGTGGGGAGCGTGGTCTGTCGCAATCAATAATACGTGCCGTCGAGAATACCGGCAATCAGTGCTTCTCTGTCCTCCTCGCTGCGGATGGGGGGGTTCATTTTAAAGCGTCCGTCCTC
This genomic stretch from Anaerotignum faecicola harbors:
- the carB gene encoding carbamoyl-phosphate synthase large subunit gives rise to the protein MPKRTDLKKILIIGSGPIVIGQAAEFDYAGTQACLALKEEGFEVVLVNSNPATIMTDTTIADKVYMEPLTLEYVAKILRYERPDAIVPGIGGQTGLNLAMQLEKKGILKECQVELLGTPIDSIERAEDRELFKEMCQSIGEPVIPSQITYSVEEAIAAANEIGYPVVLRPAFTLGGTGGGFANNEAELVEIMKHALKLSPVHQVLVEKSVKGYKEIEFEVMRDGTDHAITICGMENIDPVGVHTGDSIVVAPILTLNDHDFTMLRDSALKIIKELKIEGGCNVQFALNPNSSEYYLIEVNPRVSRSSALASKASGYPIARVTAKIAVGMTLDEIKLGETTANYEPALDYIVAKMPRFPFDKFATAANTLSTQMKATGEVMGIGRTLEECLLKSIRSLEIGVCHLYMPKFDTMSNEDMLSYIATSPDDRIYAIAQLIRNGVSLHEIFKATMITEYFLESFKKIVDYETTLAENVGNKEILTTAKKMGFSDQYIAKLWKQDEVAVYNLRKEMNLFPVYKMIETSGCGGYIPYFYSTYEKENDSRISDKKKIIVLGSGPIRIGQGVEFDYSTVHAVTTIKKFGYESIIINNNPETVSTDYTTSDKLYFEPLTVEDVMNVVELEQPLGVIASLGGQTAINLAEPLMKRGVTIIGTDVAAIEKAENRDSFEHIMTQLGIPQPKGQAVTNIEAGVKAAAEIGYPVLVRPSYVLGGRAMQIVADENQLRTYLKTAVAINEDQPVLVDKYIQGKELEVDAVCDGYDVFVPGIMEHVERTGVHSGDSISVYPTFSVSNTAKGKILEYTKKLGLGIGIIGLFNIQFIVDKEDNVYVIEVNPRSSRTVPFLSKATGYSLADIATLVILGKTLKEQGIFGLYPDEKQRWYVKVPAFSFSKLHGMDTYLSPEMKSTGEAIGYDNKLNRALYKALQASGMNIQNYGTVLATIADKDKEEALPLIRRFYELGFNIEATKGTADFLKEHGIRTRTRKKLSDGSEEIFDSIRQGYVSYVINTRDIHSAASNSDGQEIRQCAVENNVTVFTALDTVRVLLDVLEETTLGISTIDA
- a CDS encoding amidohydrolase family protein; translation: MIATDHAPHSAEEKSRGLEKSLMGVVGLETAFPILYTKLVKTGVLSLEKLIELMHTNPRNRFCVGTPLEEGQPASLTVYDLDKEYTINPDDFLSMGRATPFAGEKVLVPAG